One Cuculus canorus isolate bCucCan1 chromosome 2, bCucCan1.pri, whole genome shotgun sequence genomic region harbors:
- the DECR1 gene encoding 2,4-dienoyl-CoA reductase [(3E)-enoyl-CoA-producing], mitochondrial yields MAAVAQLLRRGVRGGAVSRFSGRFFSCGPNVLYQSSNPLQATFFSPVQKMMLPPNTFQGKVAFITGGGTGIGKAMTTTLSSLGAQCVIASRNRDVLKTTAEEISSKTGNKVHAVQCNVKDPVSVKDAVAEVIQVAGHPNVVINNAAGNFISPSERLSANAWKTITDTVLNGTAFVTLEVGKELIKVQKGASFLAITTIYAESGSGFVMPSASAKAGVEAMSKSLAAEWGKYGMRFNVIQPGPIKTKGAFSRIDPTGTFESTMMDRIPCGRLGTLEEIANLAAYLCSDYASWVNGAVIRMDGGEYVSMAGEFNYLNKVDKEQWDVMEALIRKTKGS; encoded by the exons ATGGCGGCGGTAGCGCAGCTGTTGCGGCGCGGTGTTCGCGGCGGGGCCGTGTCCCGCTTCTCCGGGCGG tttttcagctgtGGGCCAAATGTGCTATATCAATCCAGCAATCCACTGCAAGCCACATTCTTCTCACCTGTTCAAAAAATGATGTTGCCACCAAACACCTTTCAAGGGAAGGTGGCCTTTATAACTGGTGGAGGTACTGGGATTGGCAAAGCGATGACAACAACCTTGTCCAGTTTAGGTGCCCAGTGTGTTATAGCAAGCCG GAATCGCGatgttttgaaaacaacagcagaagaaatttcttctaaaacagGGAATAAG GTTCATGCCGTTCAGTGTAATGTGAAAGATCCAGTTTCAGTTAAGGATGCTGTTGCTGAAGTAATCCAAGTGGCAGGACATCCTAAT GTTGTGATAAACAATGCAGCTGGAAACTTTATTTCCCCTTCTGAACGACTTTCTGCTAATGCTTGGAAAACGATAACTGATACTGTGCTTAATGGTACTGCTTTTGTAACTCTGGAAGTCGGAAAGGAGCTCATTAAAGTACAAAAAG GAGCATCATTCCTGGCTATTACAACAATTTATGCAGAGAGTGGCTCAGGATTTGTGATGCCAAGTGCCTCTGCCAAAGCTGGTGTAGAAGCAATGAGCAA GTCTCTTGCGGCTGAATGGGGGAAATATGGCATGAGATTCAATGTGATTCAACCAGGTCCAATAAAAACAAAG GGTGCTTTTAGCCGCATTGACCCAACAGGCACATTTGAGAGTACAATGATGGACAGAATTCCGTGTGGTCGTCTGGGAACTTTAGAAGAAATTGCAAATCTTGCTGCATATCTCTGCAGTGACTATGCAAGCTGGGTTAATGGAGCA GTTATTAGAATGGATGGTGGAGAATATGTTTCTATGGCAGGAGAATTCAATTATTTGAATAAG gtTGACAAAGAGCAGTGGGATGTGATGGAAGCACtgattagaaaaacaaaaggctCTTAA